From the genome of Pseudarthrobacter sp. NIBRBAC000502772:
CGTTCTGCCATGAGTCTCTCTTTTCTCTCCAGCGCTCGCGGCCGGGTAGGTGTGAAACCGCGGGAGCCACGCCGCGCGCCGCGGGGAATCTTGTGACGAATCAGTTGCGTGGTGGTTAAGGGCCTGAGCCTTGGCTTTCCAAGGGGAGCCCCGAACTTTGCCGGTGCAAGATGTGAAATAAGCGTACACGTTTAGACTATGTCCTGCAACGATTTTTGGGCGTATGCTCCTTTCACGGCCCCAGGCCGACCCCATTCCCAGATTTCTCACCTATGCACGGCGAAAGGCAAAACGATGGCAGGCAGTTTCATCTATGACGGGATCCGCACCCCCTTCGGAAAATTCGGGAAGTCATTGGCGGGCATCCGCCCCGACGATCTGGCCTCCCATATCATCCGGGAGGTAGTCGACAGGCAGCCGGGGCTGGAAGCGCACAGGATTGATGAGGTGATTCTGGGCAACGCCAACGGTGCGGGAGAAGATAACCGCAATGTGGCGCGAATGTCTGCGCTGCTCGCCGGGCTTCCGACGTCGGTGCCTGGCGTTACGGTCAATCGGCTGTGCGGTTCCGGCCTCGAGGCTGCCATCCAGGCGAGCCGTGCTGTGGAAATTGGAGATGCCGACCTGGTTGTCGCTGGCGGGGTTGAATCCATGAGCAGGGCGCCCTGGATCCTCGCAAAACCCGAGCGGGCCTTTCCTGCCGGCCCGGAAACCCTCCACAGTTCGACCCTGGGCTGGCGCATGGTCAACCCCAGGATGAACGAGGCCTGGACCATCTCCAACGGCGAAACGGCAGAAAACCTCGCCGACAAGTTCGACATCTCAAGGACAGAGCAAGACCAGTTTGCCGTTCGCAGCCACCGGCTGGCCGCGAAGGCCTGGTCCGAAGGCATCTACGACGACGAGGTGGTGCCCCATCCGGATTCACAGCTCCTCACCGACGAGGGTGTCCGGCCCACCACCTCGGGGGAGGCCTTGGCCGGTCTGGCTCCGGCATTCCGTCACGGGGGTTCAGTCACTGCAGGCAATTCATCTCCGCTCAATGACGGCGCAGCAGCCATGCTCATCGGCCGGGAGGGCGCCCTGGAAACGGAACCCCTGGCGCGCATCGTTTCACGCGGGGTGGCTGGCAATGATCCAGACATCTTCGGCATTGCGCCCGTCGAGGCGGCCAACCAGGCCCTGGCCCGGGCAGGGAAGACCTGGGCCGACGTCGATGTTGTGGAGCTCAATGAAGCCTTCGCGGCCCAAAGCCTGGCATGCCTGCGGCTGTGGCCTGACCTGGATCCGGAGAAGGTGAACATTCACGGTGGCGCGCTGGCTGTGGGACACCCGCTGGGCGCGTCCGGCTCCCGCGTCCTGATCCACCTGGCACGGGAACTGAAGCGCCGCGGGGGAGGGGTTGGAGTGGCCGCCATTTGCATCGGGGTGGGGCAAGGCCTCGCTGTTGTGCTGGAGCGCTAGTTGCCGTCCCTGATCCGGGGCGTGACCGCCATCTTGAGGCATTTTCAAATTCTGGATCAATACTCTTGAATGAAATAGGTAAGATGGGTACGCTTACTTCAGCTGATTCTACAAAGCTCTAACACTTCCTCCCCCGAAGGCCGCACCGATGCAGCCTCAGGTCGCGTTTTCCTCTTGGGAACGCCCCCACACACTGACAGGGAAAGATACAGGCCCTCCATGATCATCAATAGCGCGGATCTCGACGCCACAGACTCCTACAAACTCCTCATCGGGAGCATCATTCCCCGGGCCATCGCTTGGGTGAGCACCATCTCCGAAGAGGGTGTGGCCAATCTTGCGCCAATCTCCTTCTTCACAGCGGTGGGACGAAAGCCGCCCATGGTGTCCATCTCGCTGCAGCCTCGCTCAGACGGCACGACACTCAAGGACACGTTCGTCAACATTCGCGAAACGGGCAACTTTGTTGTCAACGTGGCCACACTTCCGCAGGCTCACGCCCTGCACTCCTCCGCCTTCGAATTCCCTTCGGGAATCGACGAGTTTGAGGCGGTGGGGCTCGAAAAAGAGGCTTCGGAGGCCGTCACGGCACCCAGGATCAAAGACGCCCCTATCGCGATGGAATGCATCGTTAACCGCATCATTCCCGTGGGCGACATGAACGACCACGTCGTCTGGGGCGAAGTGGTCCGCTTCCACGTCAAGGACGAGCTGTACCTGGAACGGGGCCGGATTGACACTGCGGCGGTCACGGCTGTGGGCCGGCTGGCGGCTGAATACACCCTGGTGGAAAACGTGTTCACCACCCCCCTTGAGGACGACCTTCTCAAGTCCAAACACAAGCAGCGCATGGCACGCCTGGACGGTCAGCCGGATGATTGGTCGCCAATTAATACAGCAGCCTGGTCGCCGTCCGGGTCCACCCTCACCAAGGAGCAGTAAGTGACTACCGTAATTGAGCAGTTGCAGGAGCAGGATCCCTCCCTGACAACCACTGGCAGCGGCGATGTGGCCGTGCTTTTCATCCACGGTTTCCTGGACGATCAGACTGTTTGGGACGACGTCGTCTCCGAACTCGCCACCGCGGACGCCCAACTGCTGAGGCTGGACCTGGCAGGGATGGGCGACCGGAGCGGGGATGAGGGCCCCTACAGCCTGCAGCGGTACGCCGACGACGTCGCTCGCGTCGTGGCTGGGCTGGACAAGCCCGTAGTACTCGTCGCGCAAAGCATGGGAACGCTCGTGGCCGAGCTCGTGGGTGTCCGCCACCCGGACAAGGTGCTGGGCGCAGTATTCGTTACGCCCGTTCCCTTGGCAGGGACGCACCTTCCCGAGGAAGCTGTCAGCTCGTTCCGGCAGCTCGGTGGCGACGTAGAAGCACAGCGCGGGGTTCGGATGTACCTGGGCGGCGGGCTGAACGAATTCGGGCTGGACAAGCTCACCTACATAGGCAGCCGCATCCGCCCGGAGGTGGTGACCCACCTCGTTGACTGCTGGAACGAGGGGATCCCGGACGCCCCTGAGAAGAGTGAATTTATCTCACCCGTATTAATAATCCGCGGTGAAGCCGACGGTTTCGCCACCGCTGAACTGGTATCTTCGGCGGTCGCCCCACGATTCCAGCACGTGAAGGAGGAAGTACTCAGCGGGGCGGGCCACTGGCCCCACGTCCAGCAGCCCCAGAACGTGGCCGGACTCATCGGCCGGTTCCTCCAAGAAATTTCTGAAGGATCTGCCGCTGCACCCGGCGGGGCCGGCGCTCAAGGCTGGATCAACGCCTTTGCCAGCAAGTCCGCGGACGACTTTGGTGAGGCCTTCCACCGCGACGTTGTCCTTGAGGCTTCTGTCATTCGGTCTCCGATCACCGGCCGGGAAAACGTCAAAACGGTGATGAGCGCAGCCAGCTCCATTTACGAGTCCCTCGAGTTTACGCAGCAAACCATTAATGGTCCGCGCACCTATCTTGAGTGGCAGGCGACGGCGTTCGGCGGACTCAAGCTCTACGGGGTCACCATCCTCACCAAGGACGAGAACGGTCAGATCGTCTCAGCCGCCATCCACCACCGCCCCCTTGACGCAGCGCTCCGCTTCTCGGCTGAACTCGGTAAGCGGATCGGGAAGGCCGTGGGTGAATCCCGTTTCTACTCCGCCGACTGAAAACTGCGGCACTCAGCCGATTCCAACTACTTCCTCAACGAAGGGCCTAAGCCAATGACCCACCTGACGTTCACTGTCCAGGATCAGATTGCCACCATCGTCCTGGACAATCCGCCCCAGAACCGAATCGACCTTCAGATGGCGGATGAACTTTCCGAAGCTATAACCGCCATCGGCAGCAGTGACGCCCGCGTGGTTATCATTCGGTCTGAAGGCGCGGACTTCAGCTTCGGAGGTGACATCATGACGTGGCCGGGCGCCGAAACGCGGGAACTGCGTGCCTTGTTTGAGCGCTACATGTCAGTCTTCAACCAGCTCGAATTGCTGCCGATGCCGGTCATTGCCGAAGTTCAAGGTCTTTGCTTCGGAGGTGGATTTGAACTCGCTCTCCGTGCCGACCTCATCTTTGCCGCAGAGTCAGCGGAGTTCGGGCATCCAGAGCAAACTCTTGGCATCGTTACCCTCCTGGGCGGCATCTACCGGGTGGCAGAAAGGGCAGGCAAGGCGCGGGCAGCAGAATGGGCCATGACCTCGGAAAAAGTGCCGTCGTCGGAAATGAGCCGCGCCGGAGTAGTGAACCGCGTCATTTCCGAGGACAAGCTCCGGGAGGAAGTCTTGGCGTTTGCGCAGCGAATCGCTACCGGTGCCACGCGGGCATACGCTGCGCACAAGGCGCTGCTGAGGACCTGGTCGCTGGGCGGCGTCGCTGCGGCAGACCAGGCCATGTTTGATATCGCCATGCCCTTGTTTGAACGCGAAGACACCCAAGTAGGGCTGAATTCGGCAGTGGAAGCCCTTAAGACGGGACGGCCGCGGCCCGTGTTGGAATTTCAAGGCCGCTGAGGCCTTTAAGCTAGTGGTTGGCCAGATGCCCTGGAAGTTGGCGGAAGAGGATGCAGTGAGCGACTGGAACGCGACGCAGCGCTATGACATGGAAAGTGCTCCTGGGGGGCTCGGTTTTGTGCATGACCTGCTCAACACGAAATCCGCTGGAAAGCCCCGAAGAACCGACTTATTGCTTGACCTTGGACTCGCCCAGGGCTGGGTGGATGCGGGGCTGAAACAGTGGGCGCTGGCAACCGGCAGGCGCTATGTCGAAGTCAAACTTACGGAACGCGACCTGGAACATCTGCGGTACTTTCGTGATGAACTTGCAGGCACGCTCAACGCCGAAGGGGACCCCGCTTCCGTCGTCAGTTCCGACGTCGACGCCCTGCCCACAGTCTGGACAACCGCCACGTCCCTGAAGCTCAAATCCAATGGAATGGTCCAGGCAGAACCGCAGGGAGCGGGAGCCGGGCACATTGAATCCCTGGCCATGACAGAGATTTTCCAGGCCCAGCTCGCGGGAACCTGGCACCGGCTCAAACTATGCCGCAGCGAAAAATGCAGGGTTGCGTTCTTTGACCGTTCACGCAACAACAGCGGCGTTTGGCATGACGTGAAGATCTGCGGCAACCCGGCGAATCTCCGAGCGCACCGGGCGCGAAAACATGAATCAAAGCTCGTGAATTGACCCCATCCCTGTTCGTGGATGAGCAAGCTGGCAGGGGGAGGTCTATTCGCTGACCGGGCTATCAATCCCATCAAAGGACCTCAATGCAAGCCTTACCTCCGGACAATTCTGACCGAATCACCGAGTACGCACATTCCGATAGGTTGGTCACCGCCGAATGGCTTGTGCAGCACATGGCTGATGACAGGCTGGTCATCGTGGAGTCTGACGAGGACCCGCTGCTCTATGAAGTGGGCCATATACCGTCGGCAGTGAAAATTGATTGGCATACGGACCTGAACGACCAGGTGATGCGCGACTATTTGACGGGCCAGGAATTTGCCAATCTGATGACGTCCCGCGGTATTTCACGGGACAGCACCGTTGTCATTTATGGTGACAAGCACAACTGGTGGGCCGCCTATACCCTCTGGGTATTCAGTCTCTTTGGCCACCCTGACGTCCGATTGCTCGACGGCGGGCGTGAAAAGTGGATCTCCGAAGGACGTCCTCTCGAGACCGCGCCTGCGCCCGCGCCCGCTCGGACCGCAATGCCGTATCCGGTGGTCACGCGCGACGACGCGTCCATCCGGGCGTTTAAGAATGACGTCCAGGAACACATCGGGCTACCCCTGATAGACATCCGCAGCCCTGAGGAATACACGGGTGAGCGCACGTCAATTCCCGATTACCCGCAGGAGGGCGTCCTTCGCGGCGGGCATATCCCGGGGGCGCGCAATGTCCCGTGGGCGCGGGCTGTTTCCGACGACGGGACGTTCCGGCCCCGAAGGGAACTCGAGGAGATCTACTTCAGCGAAGTAGGCCTGCGAGCCGACGATGAAGTCATCACCTACTGCCGCATTGGCGAGCGTTCAAGCCACTCGTGGTTCGCCCTGACTTTCCTGCTCGGCATGGACAGCGTGAGAAACTACGACGGCTCATGGACCGAATGGGGCAACGCTGTACGGGCTCCCATAGCGGTAGGTAATTGAAGTTCCTGTTTGAGTGAGTAGTCCGGCTACTGTCTCTCCCGAATCCATAGCTGGCCGGTCTACGCCCACACCTCCAGCCTCGGCCACCGTAGCTGACTAGGCTTGGTGCCAGGAGTCACCAGCAGCCCGCGCCGTTACCTTTGTTCGTAGCCGGATCCTGTGTGCACGATAAGGGTGTGTTGGCCGGTCGGTTCCCGGCATGGTTTCTGCCCCCAGTCGTTCATGAGCCGGGGGTGTTGTCACCGGACCGGCTAGGCAGGAGGCAAAGTGGAACCGTAGGTGTGGCGTGAAGCCGAACCTACGGCAGGAAATAGCCGCCTTTCGGGGACACCCGCGCCTATCGTAGAAGGCCGATATCGAACGTTTTGTCACAATGGGGAAGCCCACCTGGGGTGGGTGGCAGTTCTTGTGGCCGGGTTCTCCTCTCTTTGGGCGGGTAACTGTGAGTCAAAGCGACCGCCGTCGATCCCCGGAATAATGGTGTCGAAACTGGTGTTCTCGAACCTCAGCTTCAGGCCGAGTTTCTTCGCCACCAGGCGTGCGATGTCAGGGTTACGCCGATTGGGGTCACATTGTCCTCGGCGAGGAAGGTCGTTGGCGGAAAGTGCAGATCCATGGCCACCGTCAGTTCGCCCTTGTCCTTGTAGGACTGCGGCAAAAGCGCAACGGCAGCCTGGTCAGGCTGGACACCCTCGGAAATGTCGGCGGTAGAAGACGTGGTGGAGCCTCCACTGGTGTCAATGCCGCCGCCGCATGCGCTCAGTGCTAACAGGACTGCCAACCCGGCAACTGCAATCTGGACTCTGTTCCTGGCCTTCATGACCGCTTCCTTTGGAGAGACGAGCCAATTGACACTCGTGGTTTGAGGCGGCTGGACCCCAAAACAGTTGTACTTTAATGCAACCACTTTCACCGTCCGTCGACAGAGTGTTTTCGGAGTATTCCGTCCTGCCATCGCTTGCTCAGACATGTAAGGACAACTGACCGCTTAGTGTCAGGAATTTGCGCCTTTTTCTGCCTTTTGGTCCTTACGCGGTTACTTCACCCAGCCGGCGGTCCTTCTGCGGACCAGACAGCAGCTTTCGTGACCTGGGACGATAACGCTGAATTGACACCTCCACGCGTCACGCCGGAAAACCGTCCCGTTTCCTCCGACGACGCAGGCGGGGCAAGTGCCCATGCTGAAAAAGGGGCTTGCACCGGCCGTCGTTGCGAAGCGCACCTAGCGCGGCGTCCCGGCTGTCGCTGTAATTGCCTCGACCATCGGCGGCCTCGTTGCAACGCTCGTGAACTTCATTGCGCCGGGTTCGGGAATTTACGACTTCATCATGAATTCAACCGGGCTGGTCGCCCTGTTTGTGTACGTATTTATCGCAGTCACCCAGTGGCGCCTGAGAAGCAGGATGACCGCTGAGGAGTGTTCGAACTTCAAGCTCAAAGTGGCGATCATGATGGTCAGCGACGCCGGCGGCACGCAGGTGTTGACGAGCTTCACCGCGGCCGGCCCCTGCTAGCGTTCCTGCCGCTCACGACGGCGGCGCGGGACTTCCGCTGCTGCGGCAACATTGGCGAGGTGGCCAGTTGGGTGCGCGCCGGCGTCGGACTTTCAGTTCCAGCCAACCGTCACTGCACATGGTTGAGACCGGCGCCAATACTGGCGCCGGTCTCAACGATGGTGTGATCCGGACCGGCCCGGCCTGCCCCGCTGGGTCAGGCCGGCGCGCTCCCGGAGTGAATACTAGGCAGTGGTGCGCCGCGCCACGTTGTAGAAGCGGATGTTTTCGTATTCTTCCAGGCCTTCGGAGCTTCCCTCGCGTCCGAGGCCGGACTGCTTGATGCCTCCGAAGGGGGCGGAAGCATTGGACGGTACGCCTTGGTTGATACCCACGATGCCGGTCTCTAGACGATCGGCGACATTGAGGGCACGGTCGAGGTTCTCGGTGAAGACATAGCCGGCGAGGCCAAACTCTGTCGCGTTGGCCCGGGTGATTGCCTCGGCTTCTGAGCTGAACCGCTGAATGGCCGCGATGGGGCCGAAAATCTCGGACCGGGCAACGTCGGAATCTTCCGTGACGCGGTCCAGGACGGTCGGGGCGAAGAAGTTGCCTGCCGAGTCGTAGCCGTGGCCACCGGTCAGCAGTGTGGCGCCCAGGCTCACGGCGTTCTCGGTGTACGCCTGCATCTGAGCGACTGCACGGTCATCGATCAGTGCACCGAGTCCGGTCTGCTGTCCGAGGCCGCTACCGACGGCGACCTGGGCGAAGCGTTCGGTGAGCGCGGCGACGAAGTCATCGGCTATCCCGTCCTGGACGTAGATGCGGTTGGCTCCAATGCAGGACTGTCCGCCGTTGCGCAGCTTCGCGGCAAACGTTCCCTCCACGGCCCGCTGAAGGTCAGCGTCGTTGAAGACGATGAGCGGTGCGTTACCGCCGAGCTCCATCGAGCTGCGGAGCACATTCTGGGAGGCAAGCTTCAGGAGCTGACGGCCCACCGGCGTTGACCCGGTGAATGAAACCTTCCGGACCCTTGGGTCCAGCAGGACGGCTTCGCTGAACGCCCCTGACTTTGAGGTGGTGATGACCTGGATCAGTGCTTCAGGCACCCCGGCCTCGATGGCGAGCTGGACCGCAAAGTATGTCGTCAGGGGAGTAAGGGTCGCAGGCTTGATGACGACGGGGCATCCTGCTGCCAGCGCCGGTGCGATTTTTCGGGTTGCCATGGCCAGCGGGAAGTTCCATGGCGTGATCAGCACCGCCAGGCCCACGGGGGAGCGGCGGGTCAGGAGGCTCGCGCCGCCGTCCGGGGTTTCCCGGAAGTTTCCTGCGGGGCGCACGGCCTCCTCGGCGTACCAGCGCACGAAGTCGGTGCCGTACTTGACCTCGCCGCGGGCCTCTGCGAGTGGCTTGCCCATTTCGCGTGAGATCAGGTGTGCGAGGTCTTCGGTGTGGGCAACGAGCTTGTCGTACCAGGCGTGCAGCACGTCGGCGCGCTGACGAAGGGTGCTGTTTGACCAATCAGCTCCCGCGCCGTCGGCCTTCCCCACAGCTTCCAGTGCAGCCTCGACATCAGCGTCAGGGACGTGGGCTATGGTCTCGGCGGTGGCGGGGTCCTGGACAGCGATGCCCTGGCTGGGCAGGTTGATGGACTGGATAACGGCATCCGCGTGCCGGAGGCTGTCGGCGTCCGCCGTAATCAGCGGCATAGCGACGTTGGTTGTAAGGCTCATTGGTTCTCTCTTTCGGTTAGGGCTTCCTCTAAGGGACGTTGTTCCGGGGATCAAGGAGTTCGGCAAGGTGGAGGCTCTTGCGCTCGGGTTCCAATTGCTTGACCTGCATCGCACAGCTGAAGCCGTCTGCAAGGACAGGTGTGTCCTGGGAGGTTCGGGCGAGGGCCGGAGCCAGTGCCTGTTCCGCTACCTTCATGGCGATGTCATAGTGGGTGGCTTCGAAGCCGAAGTTCCCGGCGACCCCGCAGCAGCCGGTTGCCTCGGTGACATTGGCGACGCCGAGGGCGGCCAGTGCCTTGCGCTGGACTGTAGCCCCGAAGGTCGAGTACTCGTGGCAGTGGGTCTGCACAGTCACGTCCGTGGGTACGGCCGGTGGCGCCCAACCTGCGTCAACCCATTCCTTCACGGCTTCGGCGAAGCTGCGGATCCTGTGGGATACGCGTTCGGCGGCCTCGGTGCCGAGCAGTTCCGGCGCGTCCTTCTTCAATGCGGCGGCGCAGCTTGGTTCGATGACGACGATCGGTGCATCGGTGCCGTCATCGAGCTTCGCCACGGCCTTGCTCATGAGCTTCTTCGCGGTGCCGAGTTGACCGGTGGAAATCCAGGTCAGGCCGCAGCAGGCATCCGATTCGCAGCCGACTTGCCTTCCCGTGCTTTCCATGACCCGGGCTGCTGCCCCGGCCACTTCGGGCCTGAAACCCTTGGTGAACGAGTCAACGAACAGTACTGCGTCGGCTGTCTTGGCGGGGGCGCTGTACGGGGCGAGGGCGTCGCGAAGCATCTTCCGGGACGCGAACACCGGCATATTCCTCTTGGTGGTGAGGCCACCCGCAGCGGCCACGACCTTCCCAAACGGGCTTGCCAGGACGGCATTGACCAGCGGGCTAATGCGGGACGTTAGCTTCAGCCACCTGGGCAGCCACCCGAGGGAGAAGTGCGACATGGGCCGAAGCCTCCCCTCGTAGTAGTGCGAGAAGAACTCCGATTTGTAACTGGCCATGTCCACGCCTGCGGGACAGTCGTTGGAGCAGGCCTTGCAGGCCAGGCACAGGTCCAAAGCCTCGCGGACATCTTCAGACTTCCAGCCTTCGTCGACGGTCCGGGCACCCCGGACCATGTCCTGGAGCACCCTGGACCGTCCCCGCGTTGAGTCCTTCTCGTCCCCTGTGGCGCGGAAGCTGGGGCACATCACCCCGCCGGAGTCTGAACGGCATCTGCCGACGCCGATGCAAGCCTGGACGGCATGTACCCAGGGGTCGGCCCCTGCCGCGGCTGCCTCGACGGGCCGGAGCTCGAAGTGCGTTCTCCACTCACGCTCGGGGACGCCCTCGAGTGCCAGGTTGGCGTCAAACGGATCCGGATCGGTGATGGAACCCGGATTCAGGATCCCTGCCTCATCCCAAAGCCTGCGGTATTCCTCGAACGCGGTGAGCATACCGGGGGAGTACATCTGCGAAAGCAGTGCCGAGCGGGCACGTCCGTCGCCGTGTTCTCCGGACAGGGAACCTCCGTGGCGGACCACAAGTTCGGCGGCGGCCTGCGTGAACTTGCGGAACACGCTGCGGCCTTCTTCCGTGCGCAGGTCGTAGGTGATGCGGATGTGCATGCATCCCGCCCCAAAGTGTCCGTACATGATCCCGGTCAGCTCATACTCGTCCAGGAGCGTCCGGAAATCGGCCAGGTAGGCTGCAAGGTTCTGTGGGGCAACGGCGGAGTCCTCCCAGCCGGCCAGGGATTCCCCGCCGCTGGCGGGCCTTGACGACAGCCCTGCGCCGTCTTCCCGCACCCGCCATAACGTAGCGCGTTCGGTAGAGTCCGGAACGGCGCATCCGTCCACCAGGCGGCCGTTCCCGGCCAGCCTTTCCAGCAGCAGAGCGGCCAGACGGGCCACTTCGTCGGGGTCGTCGCCGTCGAGGTCCACGTACAGGAACGCCTTGCCCCGGGGAAGCGCCAGG
Proteins encoded in this window:
- a CDS encoding alpha/beta fold hydrolase; the encoded protein is MTTVIEQLQEQDPSLTTTGSGDVAVLFIHGFLDDQTVWDDVVSELATADAQLLRLDLAGMGDRSGDEGPYSLQRYADDVARVVAGLDKPVVLVAQSMGTLVAELVGVRHPDKVLGAVFVTPVPLAGTHLPEEAVSSFRQLGGDVEAQRGVRMYLGGGLNEFGLDKLTYIGSRIRPEVVTHLVDCWNEGIPDAPEKSEFISPVLIIRGEADGFATAELVSSAVAPRFQHVKEEVLSGAGHWPHVQQPQNVAGLIGRFLQEISEGSAAAPGGAGAQGWINAFASKSADDFGEAFHRDVVLEASVIRSPITGRENVKTVMSAASSIYESLEFTQQTINGPRTYLEWQATAFGGLKLYGVTILTKDENGQIVSAAIHHRPLDAALRFSAELGKRIGKAVGESRFYSAD
- a CDS encoding CGNR zinc finger domain-containing protein — translated: MPWKLAEEDAVSDWNATQRYDMESAPGGLGFVHDLLNTKSAGKPRRTDLLLDLGLAQGWVDAGLKQWALATGRRYVEVKLTERDLEHLRYFRDELAGTLNAEGDPASVVSSDVDALPTVWTTATSLKLKSNGMVQAEPQGAGAGHIESLAMTEIFQAQLAGTWHRLKLCRSEKCRVAFFDRSRNNSGVWHDVKICGNPANLRAHRARKHESKLVN
- a CDS encoding NAD-dependent succinate-semialdehyde dehydrogenase gives rise to the protein MSLTTNVAMPLITADADSLRHADAVIQSINLPSQGIAVQDPATAETIAHVPDADVEAALEAVGKADGAGADWSNSTLRQRADVLHAWYDKLVAHTEDLAHLISREMGKPLAEARGEVKYGTDFVRWYAEEAVRPAGNFRETPDGGASLLTRRSPVGLAVLITPWNFPLAMATRKIAPALAAGCPVVIKPATLTPLTTYFAVQLAIEAGVPEALIQVITTSKSGAFSEAVLLDPRVRKVSFTGSTPVGRQLLKLASQNVLRSSMELGGNAPLIVFNDADLQRAVEGTFAAKLRNGGQSCIGANRIYVQDGIADDFVAALTERFAQVAVGSGLGQQTGLGALIDDRAVAQMQAYTENAVSLGATLLTGGHGYDSAGNFFAPTVLDRVTEDSDVARSEIFGPIAAIQRFSSEAEAITRANATEFGLAGYVFTENLDRALNVADRLETGIVGINQGVPSNASAPFGGIKQSGLGREGSSEGLEEYENIRFYNVARRTTA
- a CDS encoding FAD-binding and (Fe-S)-binding domain-containing protein; this translates as MHSKFTPPEHAPILERLKAAGVPMEASGHRLAAYSYDASNYRIPPVGVVFPRSVDDVVAVMAACGETDTALISRGGGTSMAGNAIGPGIVLDFSRHMNRIITIDEKTGTADVEAGVVLAQLTRETERATGESLTFAPDPSSKNRATIGGTIGNDACGNHSVRYGRTSDHVHEIDVVTSDGALLTASDKGVRATNSSDAYSVSRAFQLGEDLKRLAQDNLAAFRRELGRIQRQVSGYHLANLLPENGLNVARALVGTEGTCAVVVRARMKLVPKPSSALLVCLGYADVVDAAKDIETILDFSPAAVEGIDEAIVDTMRLRRGDDSVLALPRGKAFLYVDLDGDDPDEVARLAALLLERLAGNGRLVDGCAVPDSTERATLWRVREDGAGLSSRPASGGESLAGWEDSAVAPQNLAAYLADFRTLLDEYELTGIMYGHFGAGCMHIRITYDLRTEEGRSVFRKFTQAAAELVVRHGGSLSGEHGDGRARSALLSQMYSPGMLTAFEEYRRLWDEAGILNPGSITDPDPFDANLALEGVPEREWRTHFELRPVEAAAAGADPWVHAVQACIGVGRCRSDSGGVMCPSFRATGDEKDSTRGRSRVLQDMVRGARTVDEGWKSEDVREALDLCLACKACSNDCPAGVDMASYKSEFFSHYYEGRLRPMSHFSLGWLPRWLKLTSRISPLVNAVLASPFGKVVAAAGGLTTKRNMPVFASRKMLRDALAPYSAPAKTADAVLFVDSFTKGFRPEVAGAAARVMESTGRQVGCESDACCGLTWISTGQLGTAKKLMSKAVAKLDDGTDAPIVVIEPSCAAALKKDAPELLGTEAAERVSHRIRSFAEAVKEWVDAGWAPPAVPTDVTVQTHCHEYSTFGATVQRKALAALGVANVTEATGCCGVAGNFGFEATHYDIAMKVAEQALAPALARTSQDTPVLADGFSCAMQVKQLEPERKSLHLAELLDPRNNVP
- a CDS encoding flavin reductase family protein; protein product: MIINSADLDATDSYKLLIGSIIPRAIAWVSTISEEGVANLAPISFFTAVGRKPPMVSISLQPRSDGTTLKDTFVNIRETGNFVVNVATLPQAHALHSSAFEFPSGIDEFEAVGLEKEASEAVTAPRIKDAPIAMECIVNRIIPVGDMNDHVVWGEVVRFHVKDELYLERGRIDTAAVTAVGRLAAEYTLVENVFTTPLEDDLLKSKHKQRMARLDGQPDDWSPINTAAWSPSGSTLTKEQ
- a CDS encoding sulfurtransferase, with the protein product MQALPPDNSDRITEYAHSDRLVTAEWLVQHMADDRLVIVESDEDPLLYEVGHIPSAVKIDWHTDLNDQVMRDYLTGQEFANLMTSRGISRDSTVVIYGDKHNWWAAYTLWVFSLFGHPDVRLLDGGREKWISEGRPLETAPAPAPARTAMPYPVVTRDDASIRAFKNDVQEHIGLPLIDIRSPEEYTGERTSIPDYPQEGVLRGGHIPGARNVPWARAVSDDGTFRPRRELEEIYFSEVGLRADDEVITYCRIGERSSHSWFALTFLLGMDSVRNYDGSWTEWGNAVRAPIAVGN
- a CDS encoding thiolase family protein, coding for MAGSFIYDGIRTPFGKFGKSLAGIRPDDLASHIIREVVDRQPGLEAHRIDEVILGNANGAGEDNRNVARMSALLAGLPTSVPGVTVNRLCGSGLEAAIQASRAVEIGDADLVVAGGVESMSRAPWILAKPERAFPAGPETLHSSTLGWRMVNPRMNEAWTISNGETAENLADKFDISRTEQDQFAVRSHRLAAKAWSEGIYDDEVVPHPDSQLLTDEGVRPTTSGEALAGLAPAFRHGGSVTAGNSSPLNDGAAAMLIGREGALETEPLARIVSRGVAGNDPDIFGIAPVEAANQALARAGKTWADVDVVELNEAFAAQSLACLRLWPDLDPEKVNIHGGALAVGHPLGASGSRVLIHLARELKRRGGGVGVAAICIGVGQGLAVVLER
- a CDS encoding enoyl-CoA hydratase/isomerase family protein, with protein sequence MTHLTFTVQDQIATIVLDNPPQNRIDLQMADELSEAITAIGSSDARVVIIRSEGADFSFGGDIMTWPGAETRELRALFERYMSVFNQLELLPMPVIAEVQGLCFGGGFELALRADLIFAAESAEFGHPEQTLGIVTLLGGIYRVAERAGKARAAEWAMTSEKVPSSEMSRAGVVNRVISEDKLREEVLAFAQRIATGATRAYAAHKALLRTWSLGGVAAADQAMFDIAMPLFEREDTQVGLNSAVEALKTGRPRPVLEFQGR